The proteins below come from a single Miscanthus floridulus cultivar M001 chromosome 1, ASM1932011v1, whole genome shotgun sequence genomic window:
- the LOC136550392 gene encoding pre-mRNA-processing factor 39-1-like isoform X2: MEQDHSAAVGSADSGAAAFDFATGNPPSSAVTGGSAVAPDSGAQAADASAYQAEHTALNGTAGDMANYQTGAAENGEAVTNEMGEPVPEPYYEEEEARLWSVVTANSLDFNAWTALIDETEKDAENNILKIRKVYDSFLAEFPLCFGYWKKYADHEARLDGVSKVIEVYERAVLAVTYSVDIWYNYCQFAISTYDDPDIIRRLFERGLAYVGTDYRSNILWDEYIKYEESLEAWSHLAVIYTRVLEHPIQQLDRYFNCLKELASKHSFSEILTAEEASVYVVTSETSAQAPDGEAHPDDVDKSGQPEISSSTDAENLAKYVSMREEMYKKAKEYESKIIGFELAIRRPYFHVKPLDNPELENWHNYLDFIEKEEDINKVIKLYERCVIACANYSEFWIRYVQCMEDKGSLDLANNALARATHVFVKKQPEIHLFSARFKELNGDISGARAEYQHLYSDLCPGFLEAIVKHSNMEHRLGEKELSCTVYEKAIAAEKGKEQSQLLPTLLIQYSRFLFLAVRDLEKAREILNVLHEQLNVTKPVLEAVIHLESIFPCEKRIEFLGSLVEKFVTPESSQGEVASLVDKEEISSIFLEFLDLFGDAKSIKKALTRHTTLFSCKRSILPSKKRKGDDAVVSDRDKFAKTGATQSATGTDPNASNPPVWPATSEASGQQWGASYAQQATYPAYGTYDYSHQMPQPAPQAAAYGAYPPSYSAQTYTQQSYAQPTAIPAAPVPAVVPAATPASAYPQQPAAAPQPYYGTTYY, encoded by the exons ATGGAGCAAGATCACAGCGCAGCGGTCGGCAGCGCGGACTCTGGTGCCGCGGCTTTTGATTTTGCGACTGGCAATCCACCTAGCTCGGCTGTGACCGGCGGAAGCGCCGTGGCCCCCGACAGTGGTGCTCAGGCAGCTGATGCCTCTGCCTACCAGGCCGAGCACACGGCGTTGAATGGGACGGCTGGCGATATGGCTAATTACCAAACAGGAGCTGCAGAGAACGGCGAAGCCGTCACCAACGAGATGGGCGAGCCGGTTCCTGAGCCATACTACGAGGAAG AAGAGGCTAGATTATGGAGTGTTGTTACTGCGAATTCCTTAGATTTTAATGCCTGGACCGCGCTTATTGACGAAACGGAGAAAGATGCTGAG AACAATATTTTGAAGATACGGAAAGTGTATGATTCGTTTCTTGCGGAATTCCCTCTTTGCTTTGGGTATTGGAAGAAATATGCTGATCATGAAGCGAGACTTGATGGCGTTAGTAAAGTTATAGAGGTGTATGAACGAGCAGTTCTTGCAGTTACTTATTCAGTGGACATTTGGTATAACTATTGTCAGTTCGCAATTTCAACATATGATGACCCAGATATCATCCGAAG ACTGTTTGAACGTGGCTTGGCATACGTTGGAACAGATTATCGTTCCAATATTTTGTGGGATGAGTATATTAAGTATGAAGAGTCACTGGAGGCTTGGAGTCATCTAGCTGTTATATATACAAGAGTATTGGAGCATCCCATCCAGCAGCTTGATCGGTATTTTAACTG CCTCAAGGAATTGGCTTCGAAGCACAGTTTTTCAGAAATACTTACCGCAGAAGAAGCTTCGGTGTATGTTGTCACGTCTGAGACCAGTGCTCAAGCGCCTGATGGTGAGGCACATCCTGATGATGTCGATAAGTCTGGTCAACCAGAAATTTCATCTTCAACAGACGCAGAGAACCTTGCAAAGTATGTCTCCATGAGGGAAGAGATGTACAAGAAGGCTAAAGAGTATGAATCTAAGATCATTGGTTTTGAGCTAGCTATTAGAAGGCCATATTTTCACGTCAAGCCTCTTGACAATCCAGAGCTTGAAAATTGGCATAACTACCTTGACTTTATCGAGAAGGAAGAAGACATTAATAAG GTTATCAAATTGTATGAAAGGTGTGTAATTGCATGTGCTAATTATTCAGAATTCTGGATCCGCTATGTGCAATGTATGGAGGATAAAGGGAGTCTAGATCTAGCAAACAATGCCCTGGCTCGTGCTACTCATGTGTTTGTGAAG AAGCAGCCGGAGATCCATCTGTTTAGTGCGAGGTTTAAGGAGCTTAATGGGGATATTTCTGGAGCACGTGCAGAATATCAGCATCTTTACTCAGATTTATGTCCTGGCTTTCTAGAGGCCATTGTGAAGCATTCTAATATGGAACACCGCCTG GGAGAGAAAGAATTATCCTGCACAGTTTATGAAAAGGCCATCGCTGCTGAGAAGGGAAAGGAACAGAGCCAGCTCTTGCCAACGTTGCTTATTCAGTACTCCCGTTTCttatttttg GCCGTCCGAGACTTGGAGAAGGCAAGGGAGATATTAAATGTGCTGCATGAGCAGTTAAATGTAACAAAGCCAGTGCTTGAG GCTGTCATCCATCTAGAGTCGATTTTTCCATGCGAAAAGCGTATTGAATTTTTAGGCTCACTTGTGGAGAAGTTTGTTACACCTGAATCATCTCAGGGAGAGGTGGCAAGTCTAGTTGACAAAGAAGAAATATCTTCCATATTTTTAGAG TTTTTGGATCTCTTTGGGGATGCAAAGTCAATCAAGAAGGCTTTAACTCGGCATACAACTCTTTTTTCATGTAAGAGAAGCATTCTGCCATCAAAGAAACGGAAAGGAGATGATGCTGTTGTGTCAGACAGGGACAAATTTGCTAAAACTGGGGCTACACAGTCAGCCACGGGAACTGATCCAAATGCTTCCAATCCTCCTGTTTGGCCTGCAACTTCTGAAGCATCTGGGCAACAATGGGGAGCTTCTTATGCACAGCAG GCTACGTATCCTGCATATGGAACTTATGACTACAGCCATCAAATGCCTCAGCCTGCTCCTCAAGCAGCTGCCTATGGTGCATATCCTCCATCATACTCTGCTCAG ACCTATACACAACAAAGCTACGCACAACCTACAGCAATTCCAGCAGCTCCAGTGCCAGCAGTGGTACCAGCAGCTACACCGGCATCAGCTTACCCTCAGCAGCCTGCGGCAGCTCCTCAACCTTATTATGGCACAACCTACTACTGA
- the LOC136504418 gene encoding pentatricopeptide repeat-containing protein At1g10270-like yields MALYRRILLLRRLSHLHPSPAPAICSSPPPTLAGLLTPTGRRHFAFSSAEEAAAERRRRKRRLRIEPPINALRRSPPPPRDPNAPRLPDTTSALVGPRLSLHNRVQSLIRSGDLDGASVAARAAVSSRVRPTVFTCNAVAAAMVRTARHDDAVALFEFFFRRSNIVPNIVSYNTLILAHCEANRVDTAMQVYHDMLASAPFSPSAVTYRHLTKGLVAAGRLRDALDLLREMLSRNAGADSLVYNNLIAGYIDLGDWDRAFELFNELAERCLVYDGVVHTTFMEGYWKQGKDKEAMENYQSLLERGFKMTPATCNVLLETLFKHGKHKEANDLWETMIDNHSPPSFIGINAESYNVMVNQCFREGKFKEAIEVFHRQPRKNVQMDVGCFNNIIGKLCENGMLAEAEKLFEEMETKSVLPDVYTYTYLVDSCFKEGRVEDTMQYFYKMADGREHGPKFNIGFFNRMFEGLTEAGRIDDALKVYGRMPDKEIKPNTTTFEILVKALCKEGDLDQARCLVMDMARGGIVPHPEFCESVVDFFKKADRQEEIEKAFEEKPMPTPQPRTEYQLRTEYRSRNAVGAAQVKQPGFSSAPAVEPGFVYSQPQQSTFSNNQNRQPEFGSSHSWNPGFGAPRAQPGYGAPQPVHAVVGSSQPQLPQFGASQGVPGYSNIGNQPQQPQFGASQGVPGYSNMENQHGQFGSPHGEPKFSNHPPQVGYGAQLLQSGYRFEPQQEQAGFGNRGALPAYVASSQPSYGSRWSSSGYGSTQGQLGYGGPQAQSHESQLPHHQTSFGMPHVQHNNDFYRYNPGYRPSNGLQGFDAPHGDSETASSKDHQETTTPEDRQQVAFLKA; encoded by the coding sequence ATGGCGCTCTACCGTCGTATCCTGCTCCTCCGCCGCCTCTCCCACCTCCACCCCTCGCCCGCCCCCGCCATCTGCTCCTCACCCCCACCCACCCTCGCGGGGCTCCTCACCCCCACGGGGCGCCGCCACTTCGCCTTCTCGTCCGCCGAGGAAGCAGCtgccgagcgccgccgccgcaagCGCCGCCTCCGCATCGAGCCTCCGATCAACGCGCTCCGCCGTTCCCCGCCTCCCCCGCGGGACCCCAACGCGCCCCGCCTCCCGGACACCACCTCCGCGCTCGTCGGCCCGCGCCTCAGCCTCCACAACCGCGTCCAGTCCCTCATCCGCTCGGGTGATCTCGACGGCGCCTCCGTCGCCGCCCGCGCTGCCGTCTCCTCACGCGTCCGGCCCACCGTCTTCACCTGCAACGCTGTGGCCGCGGCCATGGTCCGCACCGCCCGccacgatgacgccgtcgccctCTTCGAATTCTTCTTCCGCCGCTCCAACATCGTCCCCAACATCGTCTCCTACAACACCCTCATCCTCGCACACTGCGAGGCCAACCGCGTCGACACCGCGATGCAGGTGTACCACGACATGCTCGCGTCTGCGCCCTTCTCCCCCTCTGCCGTCACCTACCGCCACCTCACCAAGGGTCTCGTCGCTGCCGGCCGCCTCCGTGACGCGCTCGACCTCCTCCGAGAGATGCTCTCCCGCAACGCTGGCGCCGACTCCCTCGTCTACAACAAcctcatcgctggctacatcgaTCTCGGCGACTGGGACAGGGCCTTCGAGCTCTTCAACGAGCTCGCAGAGAGGTGCCTTGTCTACGACGGTGTCGTCCACACCACCTTCATGGAGGGGTACTGGAAACAGGGCAAGGACAAGGAGGCCATGGAGAACTACCAGTCCCTTCTGGAACGGGGCTTTAAGATGACGCCAGCCACCTGCAACGTCCTGCTTGAGACACTCTTCAAGCACGGCAAGCATAAGGAGGCCAACGACCTATGGGAAACCATGATTGACAACCACAGCCCGCCAAGCTTCATCGGCATCAACGCCGAGTCCTACAATGTCATGGTTAACCAGTGCTTCAGGGAGGGCAAGTTCAAGGAGGCAATTGAGGTCTTCCACCGCCAGCCCAGGAAGAACGTCCAAATGGATGTTGGTTGCTTCAACAACATCATTGGCAAACTCTGTGAGAATGGGATGCTAGCTGAGGCAGAAAAGCTCTTTGAGGAAATGGAGACGAAGTCTGTCCTTCCAGATGTGTACACCTACACTTACCTTGTTGACTCGTGCTTCAAGGAAGGTCGTGTGGAAGATACAATGCAGTATTTCTACAAAATGGCAGATGGGAGGGAGCATGGGCCAAAGTTCAATATTGGTTTCTTCAACCGCATGTTTGAAGGACTTACAGAAGCTGGCCGGATTGATGATGCCTTGAAGGTGTACGGGAGGATGCCTGATAAGGAGATCAAACCAAACACGACCACTTTTGAAATCCTTGTCAAAGCCTTATGCAAAGAAGGGGACTTGGATCAGGCAAGGTGCCTAGTGATGGACATGGCAAGGGGTGGCATTGTGCCTCATCCGGAGTTCTGTGAGTCTGTTGTTGACTTTTTCAAGAAGGCTGATCGACAGGAAGAAATTGAGAAAGCTTTTGAAGAAAAACCTATGCCAACACCTCAGCCAAGGACAGAGTATCAGTTGAGGACTGAGTATCGCTCTCGCAATGCAGTTGGTGCTGCTCAAGTAAAACAACCTGGCTTTAGCTCTGCTCCAGCGGTGGAGCCTGGATTTGTTTACTCTCAGCCACAACAGTCAACATTTAGTAACAATCAGAATAGGCAGCCTGAGTTTGGCTCATCTCATTCATGGAATCCAGGTTTTGGTGCTCCTCGAGCGCAGCCTGGGTATGGTGCACCTCAGCCTGTACATGCTGTAGTTGGTTCGTCTCAGCCACAGCTGCCACAGTTTGGTGCTTCTCAGGGTGTACCAGGATATAGTAACATAGGAAATCAGCCACAACAGCCACAGTTTGGTGCTTCTCAGGGTGTACCAGGATACAGTAACATGGAAAATCAGCATGGTCAGTTTGGCTCTCCACATGGAGAACCAAAATTTAGCAACCATCCACCACAAGTTGGGTATGGTGCCCAATTGCTTCAGTCAGGGTATCGCTTTGAGCCCCAACAAGAACAGGCCGGATTTGGAAATCGAGGAGCGCTGCCTGCATATGTGGCTTCAAGCCAACCCTCATATGGTTCCCGCTGGAGCTCAAGTGGTTATGGATCAACCCAAGGGCAACTGGGATACGGTGGCCCTCAAGCGCAGTCACATGAATCTCAGTTACCACATCACCAGACAAGTTTTGGCATGCCACATGTCCAACATAACAATGACTTCTATAGATACAACCCTGGATACAGGCCGTCTAATGGTCTGCAGGGATTTGACGCTCCCCATGGTGATTCTGAAACCGCTTCATCTAAAGACCATCAAGAGACTACCACTCCTGAAGATCGGCAACAAGTAGCATTTCTGAAAGCATGA
- the LOC136550392 gene encoding pre-mRNA-processing factor 39-1-like isoform X1 encodes MEQDHSAAVGSADSGAAAFDFATGNPPSSAVTGGSAVAPDSGAQAADASAYQAEHTALNGTAGDMANYQTGAAENGEAVTNEMGEPVPEPYYEEAVLSAEEARLWSVVTANSLDFNAWTALIDETEKDAENNILKIRKVYDSFLAEFPLCFGYWKKYADHEARLDGVSKVIEVYERAVLAVTYSVDIWYNYCQFAISTYDDPDIIRRLFERGLAYVGTDYRSNILWDEYIKYEESLEAWSHLAVIYTRVLEHPIQQLDRYFNCLKELASKHSFSEILTAEEASVYVVTSETSAQAPDGEAHPDDVDKSGQPEISSSTDAENLAKYVSMREEMYKKAKEYESKIIGFELAIRRPYFHVKPLDNPELENWHNYLDFIEKEEDINKVIKLYERCVIACANYSEFWIRYVQCMEDKGSLDLANNALARATHVFVKKQPEIHLFSARFKELNGDISGARAEYQHLYSDLCPGFLEAIVKHSNMEHRLGEKELSCTVYEKAIAAEKGKEQSQLLPTLLIQYSRFLFLAVRDLEKAREILNVLHEQLNVTKPVLEAVIHLESIFPCEKRIEFLGSLVEKFVTPESSQGEVASLVDKEEISSIFLEFLDLFGDAKSIKKALTRHTTLFSCKRSILPSKKRKGDDAVVSDRDKFAKTGATQSATGTDPNASNPPVWPATSEASGQQWGASYAQQATYPAYGTYDYSHQMPQPAPQAAAYGAYPPSYSAQTYTQQSYAQPTAIPAAPVPAVVPAATPASAYPQQPAAAPQPYYGTTYY; translated from the exons ATGGAGCAAGATCACAGCGCAGCGGTCGGCAGCGCGGACTCTGGTGCCGCGGCTTTTGATTTTGCGACTGGCAATCCACCTAGCTCGGCTGTGACCGGCGGAAGCGCCGTGGCCCCCGACAGTGGTGCTCAGGCAGCTGATGCCTCTGCCTACCAGGCCGAGCACACGGCGTTGAATGGGACGGCTGGCGATATGGCTAATTACCAAACAGGAGCTGCAGAGAACGGCGAAGCCGTCACCAACGAGATGGGCGAGCCGGTTCCTGAGCCATACTACGAGGAAG CTGTGCTTTCAGCAGAAGAGGCTAGATTATGGAGTGTTGTTACTGCGAATTCCTTAGATTTTAATGCCTGGACCGCGCTTATTGACGAAACGGAGAAAGATGCTGAG AACAATATTTTGAAGATACGGAAAGTGTATGATTCGTTTCTTGCGGAATTCCCTCTTTGCTTTGGGTATTGGAAGAAATATGCTGATCATGAAGCGAGACTTGATGGCGTTAGTAAAGTTATAGAGGTGTATGAACGAGCAGTTCTTGCAGTTACTTATTCAGTGGACATTTGGTATAACTATTGTCAGTTCGCAATTTCAACATATGATGACCCAGATATCATCCGAAG ACTGTTTGAACGTGGCTTGGCATACGTTGGAACAGATTATCGTTCCAATATTTTGTGGGATGAGTATATTAAGTATGAAGAGTCACTGGAGGCTTGGAGTCATCTAGCTGTTATATATACAAGAGTATTGGAGCATCCCATCCAGCAGCTTGATCGGTATTTTAACTG CCTCAAGGAATTGGCTTCGAAGCACAGTTTTTCAGAAATACTTACCGCAGAAGAAGCTTCGGTGTATGTTGTCACGTCTGAGACCAGTGCTCAAGCGCCTGATGGTGAGGCACATCCTGATGATGTCGATAAGTCTGGTCAACCAGAAATTTCATCTTCAACAGACGCAGAGAACCTTGCAAAGTATGTCTCCATGAGGGAAGAGATGTACAAGAAGGCTAAAGAGTATGAATCTAAGATCATTGGTTTTGAGCTAGCTATTAGAAGGCCATATTTTCACGTCAAGCCTCTTGACAATCCAGAGCTTGAAAATTGGCATAACTACCTTGACTTTATCGAGAAGGAAGAAGACATTAATAAG GTTATCAAATTGTATGAAAGGTGTGTAATTGCATGTGCTAATTATTCAGAATTCTGGATCCGCTATGTGCAATGTATGGAGGATAAAGGGAGTCTAGATCTAGCAAACAATGCCCTGGCTCGTGCTACTCATGTGTTTGTGAAG AAGCAGCCGGAGATCCATCTGTTTAGTGCGAGGTTTAAGGAGCTTAATGGGGATATTTCTGGAGCACGTGCAGAATATCAGCATCTTTACTCAGATTTATGTCCTGGCTTTCTAGAGGCCATTGTGAAGCATTCTAATATGGAACACCGCCTG GGAGAGAAAGAATTATCCTGCACAGTTTATGAAAAGGCCATCGCTGCTGAGAAGGGAAAGGAACAGAGCCAGCTCTTGCCAACGTTGCTTATTCAGTACTCCCGTTTCttatttttg GCCGTCCGAGACTTGGAGAAGGCAAGGGAGATATTAAATGTGCTGCATGAGCAGTTAAATGTAACAAAGCCAGTGCTTGAG GCTGTCATCCATCTAGAGTCGATTTTTCCATGCGAAAAGCGTATTGAATTTTTAGGCTCACTTGTGGAGAAGTTTGTTACACCTGAATCATCTCAGGGAGAGGTGGCAAGTCTAGTTGACAAAGAAGAAATATCTTCCATATTTTTAGAG TTTTTGGATCTCTTTGGGGATGCAAAGTCAATCAAGAAGGCTTTAACTCGGCATACAACTCTTTTTTCATGTAAGAGAAGCATTCTGCCATCAAAGAAACGGAAAGGAGATGATGCTGTTGTGTCAGACAGGGACAAATTTGCTAAAACTGGGGCTACACAGTCAGCCACGGGAACTGATCCAAATGCTTCCAATCCTCCTGTTTGGCCTGCAACTTCTGAAGCATCTGGGCAACAATGGGGAGCTTCTTATGCACAGCAG GCTACGTATCCTGCATATGGAACTTATGACTACAGCCATCAAATGCCTCAGCCTGCTCCTCAAGCAGCTGCCTATGGTGCATATCCTCCATCATACTCTGCTCAG ACCTATACACAACAAAGCTACGCACAACCTACAGCAATTCCAGCAGCTCCAGTGCCAGCAGTGGTACCAGCAGCTACACCGGCATCAGCTTACCCTCAGCAGCCTGCGGCAGCTCCTCAACCTTATTATGGCACAACCTACTACTGA